A genomic segment from Peribacillus sp. ACCC06369 encodes:
- a CDS encoding ribonucleoside-diphosphate reductase subunit alpha — protein MTQTYNSTISENDTDTNSIQLEMLSKEFEGRLDMEKFKKRFTKWLDRKSDSTEEQASKKLIQLALESVDIDAPDWTFVAAAELLNAMYRDAQANRGYEGMSYGPFYELITELSQLSEGQRYPIYKSELLSSYTKAEIEELGSVIDPEKDKLFSYIGIYLLNDRYLARPKKDKVYELPQERFMIIAMEIMRLEKTEHRLQLIKEAYWAMSNLYMTVATPTLSNAGKTHGQLSSCFIDAIEDSIDGIYLSNYDAAKVSKFGGGVGLYVGKIRSLGSDIRGFSGNSSGTTPWIRLFNQTAVSVDQLGQRKGAIAIYLDAWHKDIMSFLDLKTQNGDDRLKAHDIFTGVCIPDLFMEAVRDRKEWYLFDPHTVKQTLGFSLEDLYDEKKGEGSFRNHYALAVEAAENGSLPNYSFEKINAMDIMKSIMISQLEEGVPYMFYRDEVNRKNPNKHKGMIYCSNLCTEIAQNLSPSTITDEYETEDGDVVVVRKSGDFVVCNLSSINLPRAVSSDVLERLIPIQIRMLDNVIDVNNLPVKQASISNKRYRAIGLGTFGWHHLLATQNIYWESDEAVEYADALYEKIAYLTIKASNELAKEKGTYPYFEGSDWHTGEYFELRDYTDQKWMDLKANVQEHGTRNGYLMAIAPNSSTAKIGNSTDGIDPLYEIEFYEEKKNFKFKVTAPGLTPNTYEYYKKTRFNLDQLESIRQNAARQRHIDQAISFNLYVHNTIKAKVLLDIHLTAWESGLKSTYYVRSTSSEYDNACESCSS, from the coding sequence ATGACTCAAACATATAACTCTACCATAAGTGAAAATGACACCGACACGAATTCCATCCAGCTTGAGATGTTATCGAAGGAATTTGAAGGCCGTCTCGATATGGAAAAGTTCAAGAAGCGTTTTACAAAATGGCTTGATCGCAAAAGTGACTCAACCGAAGAACAGGCATCAAAGAAACTGATTCAGCTCGCTCTGGAAAGTGTCGATATCGATGCTCCCGATTGGACGTTCGTTGCTGCAGCAGAACTGTTGAATGCGATGTATAGGGATGCACAAGCCAATCGAGGTTATGAAGGCATGAGTTATGGCCCATTCTATGAACTGATCACGGAACTCTCCCAACTTTCAGAAGGCCAGCGTTACCCCATCTATAAATCAGAACTGCTCTCTTCTTATACGAAAGCGGAAATTGAGGAATTGGGTTCGGTGATCGACCCGGAAAAGGATAAATTATTTTCTTACATAGGCATCTACTTATTAAACGATCGCTACCTAGCCCGCCCAAAAAAGGACAAGGTCTACGAACTGCCCCAAGAGCGCTTCATGATCATCGCGATGGAAATCATGCGATTGGAAAAAACGGAGCACCGCCTGCAACTTATCAAAGAAGCTTACTGGGCAATGTCCAACCTTTATATGACTGTTGCGACACCTACACTCTCCAATGCAGGAAAAACGCATGGACAGTTAAGCTCTTGCTTTATCGACGCAATTGAAGATTCCATTGATGGTATCTACCTATCTAACTACGATGCCGCAAAAGTATCAAAATTCGGCGGCGGTGTCGGTCTTTACGTTGGTAAGATCCGCTCGCTTGGTTCCGATATCCGTGGTTTCTCTGGAAATAGTTCCGGCACGACTCCTTGGATTCGACTGTTCAACCAGACAGCTGTCAGTGTCGATCAACTGGGGCAACGTAAAGGTGCCATCGCGATTTACTTGGATGCCTGGCATAAAGATATCATGAGCTTTCTTGATTTGAAGACGCAAAACGGGGATGACAGATTAAAAGCCCATGATATTTTTACGGGTGTATGCATTCCTGATTTATTCATGGAGGCTGTACGTGACAGAAAAGAATGGTATCTTTTCGATCCGCATACCGTCAAGCAAACCCTTGGATTCTCACTTGAAGACCTCTACGACGAGAAGAAAGGCGAAGGAAGCTTCAGGAATCATTATGCACTTGCTGTCGAGGCCGCAGAAAATGGTTCGCTTCCAAACTATAGCTTTGAAAAGATCAATGCGATGGACATCATGAAAAGCATCATGATTTCTCAATTAGAAGAAGGCGTACCATATATGTTCTACCGCGATGAAGTGAACCGGAAGAATCCAAATAAACATAAAGGTATGATTTATTGTTCTAACCTTTGCACCGAGATTGCTCAAAACTTAAGCCCTTCGACGATCACCGATGAATACGAAACAGAAGATGGAGATGTCGTTGTTGTTCGTAAAAGCGGCGATTTCGTTGTCTGCAACCTTTCATCCATTAACTTGCCCCGTGCGGTGAGCAGCGATGTTTTGGAAAGGTTGATTCCCATTCAGATCCGGATGCTGGATAACGTAATCGATGTGAATAATCTTCCGGTCAAGCAAGCATCCATCTCGAACAAACGTTACCGGGCAATTGGTTTAGGAACGTTTGGATGGCATCATTTACTTGCCACACAGAATATTTATTGGGAATCGGATGAGGCTGTTGAATATGCCGATGCATTATACGAAAAGATCGCTTACTTAACGATCAAGGCATCCAATGAATTGGCTAAGGAAAAAGGAACGTACCCATATTTCGAAGGATCGGATTGGCATACAGGGGAATATTTCGAACTGCGTGACTATACGGATCAAAAATGGATGGATTTAAAAGCAAACGTCCAGGAACACGGGACCCGTAATGGATATCTAATGGCCATTGCCCCCAATTCATCGACCGCCAAGATCGGTAATTCCACGGATGGGATCGATCCTTTGTATGAAATTGAATTTTACGAGGAAAAGAAAAACTTTAAATTCAAGGTGACCGCACCAGGCTTGACGCCAAATACGTATGAATATTATAAAAAGACCCGATTTAATTTGGATCAACTGGAAAGCATCAGGCAAAATGCTGCCCGCCAACGCCATATTGACCAAGCAATCAGCTTTAATCTGTATGTACACAACACAATCAAAGCCAAGGTCCTATTGGATATACATTTAACCGCTTGGGAATCCGGGTTGAAATCAACATATTATGTTCGTTCAACTTCTTCCGAATATGACAATGCCTGCGAAAGCTGTTCAAGTTAA
- a CDS encoding manganese-dependent inorganic pyrophosphatase gives MEKVLVFGHKNPDTDTICSAIAYADLKKQLGINAEPVRLGEVNGETQYALDHFKFEAPRLVEKVAGEADGVILVDHNERQQSAEDIDQVRVLEVIDHHRIANFETSDPLYYRAEPVGCTATILNKIYKENGVEIPKAIAGLMLSAIISDSLLFKSPTCTEQDVAAAMELADIAGVNAETYGLEMLKAGADLSDKTIAQLITLDAKEFSMGMAKVEIAQVNAVDPNEVLAKQAELEAAIESVIAVKELDLFLFVVTDILTNDSVALALGKAANAVEKAYDVSLNNNIAVLEGVVSRKKQIVPVLTGVFSK, from the coding sequence TTGGAAAAAGTATTAGTTTTTGGACATAAAAACCCGGATACAGACACAATCTGTTCAGCAATCGCTTATGCAGATCTGAAAAAGCAGTTAGGTATCAACGCTGAACCAGTTCGTCTGGGTGAAGTGAATGGTGAAACTCAATATGCGTTGGACCACTTCAAATTCGAAGCTCCTCGTCTTGTGGAAAAAGTGGCAGGGGAAGCTGATGGCGTGATCCTGGTCGATCACAATGAACGCCAGCAAAGTGCTGAAGATATTGACCAAGTACGTGTGTTGGAAGTTATCGACCATCACCGCATCGCTAACTTTGAAACAAGCGATCCTTTATATTACCGTGCGGAACCAGTTGGCTGTACGGCAACCATTTTAAATAAAATCTATAAAGAAAACGGCGTTGAAATCCCAAAAGCGATTGCAGGTCTTATGCTGTCTGCCATCATTTCGGATTCTTTATTGTTCAAATCGCCGACCTGCACGGAGCAAGACGTTGCAGCAGCTATGGAACTGGCTGATATTGCGGGAGTCAACGCTGAAACATATGGTTTGGAAATGTTGAAGGCGGGAGCTGACTTGAGCGACAAAACGATTGCCCAGCTTATCACTCTTGATGCAAAAGAATTCTCCATGGGCATGGCTAAAGTGGAGATAGCTCAGGTCAATGCTGTTGATCCGAACGAAGTCCTTGCTAAGCAAGCCGAACTAGAAGCAGCCATTGAATCGGTCATCGCTGTGAAGGAATTGGATTTATTCCTATTCGTAGTAACGGATATCCTGACCAATGATTCTGTTGCCTTGGCTCTTGGTAAAGCAGCCAACGCAGTGGAAAAAGCATATGACGTTTCATTAAACAATAACATCGCCGTCTTAGAGGGCGTTGTATCGCGTAAAAAACAAATCGTGCCGGTCTTAACGGGCGTATTCAGTAAATAA
- a CDS encoding SulP family inorganic anion transporter gives MNTSAYKQEWFGNVRGDVLSGIVVALALIPEAIAFSIIAGVDPMVGLYASFCIAIVISFVGGRPGMISAATGAMALVMVDLVKDHGLNYLLAATILTGLLQILLGVFKIGKLMKFIPKPVMTGFVNSLAILIFTAQLTHFVGETWIMYVMTAVSLAIIYLFPLISKVIPSPLVAIIFMTIVAVTTGATVRTVGDMGQMTEALPMFMLPDIPLTFETLAIIFPYSIALAFVGLLESLLTAQIVDGMTDTDSNKNKEAKGQGIANIIAGCFGGMAGCAMIGQSGINIKSGGRGRLSTFVAGAFLMVLIVVLNDVLIKIPMAALAAVMIMVSIGTFDWSSLKRLNKAPRTDAAVMIVTVLIVLYTHDLSKGVLAGVLLSMIFFSAKISKVAVEKTEDIHAKKITYRISGQIFFASVQDFVSKFDFKEKADAIIIDFSLSKIWDASAVGAVDTVVLKYQLRGTPVQVQGLDEESSLLLEKLATSESKIS, from the coding sequence TTGAATACATCTGCATACAAACAGGAATGGTTTGGCAACGTTCGAGGAGATGTTCTATCCGGAATTGTCGTTGCCTTGGCATTGATTCCAGAGGCGATTGCCTTTTCGATCATTGCTGGTGTAGACCCAATGGTTGGTCTATATGCCTCATTCTGCATTGCCATCGTCATCTCTTTTGTCGGCGGAAGGCCGGGAATGATATCGGCTGCCACTGGAGCAATGGCACTCGTCATGGTCGATCTTGTTAAAGATCACGGCTTGAACTATTTACTTGCTGCAACAATATTGACGGGATTGCTCCAAATTTTACTAGGGGTTTTCAAAATCGGGAAATTAATGAAGTTCATCCCAAAGCCAGTCATGACTGGTTTCGTGAATTCTTTAGCCATCTTGATTTTCACGGCACAGCTCACCCATTTCGTCGGCGAAACATGGATCATGTATGTCATGACAGCCGTTTCATTAGCTATCATTTATCTTTTTCCGCTGATCTCGAAAGTCATTCCTTCACCACTTGTCGCCATCATATTCATGACGATCGTTGCAGTTACTACGGGGGCTACGGTACGGACTGTTGGGGATATGGGGCAAATGACCGAAGCACTTCCGATGTTCATGCTTCCAGACATCCCTTTGACCTTCGAAACTTTGGCGATCATTTTTCCATATTCCATTGCCCTGGCGTTTGTGGGGTTGCTTGAATCGTTATTGACAGCTCAAATAGTCGATGGAATGACTGACACGGACAGTAATAAAAATAAGGAAGCCAAAGGCCAAGGAATTGCTAATATCATCGCCGGATGTTTTGGCGGCATGGCAGGATGTGCAATGATCGGTCAATCCGGTATCAATATTAAATCAGGAGGAAGGGGCCGACTCTCCACTTTTGTAGCTGGCGCATTCCTTATGGTATTAATCGTGGTACTGAATGACGTCCTTATTAAAATACCGATGGCTGCACTTGCAGCAGTCATGATCATGGTTTCAATCGGGACATTTGACTGGTCTTCCCTAAAGAGGCTCAATAAGGCTCCAAGGACGGATGCAGCCGTGATGATCGTGACGGTCCTCATTGTCCTATATACGCATGACTTATCAAAAGGGGTATTGGCTGGAGTGCTCTTGAGCATGATTTTCTTCTCAGCTAAAATTTCTAAAGTGGCTGTTGAGAAAACGGAAGACATCCATGCTAAGAAAATCACTTATCGTATTAGCGGACAAATATTTTTCGCTTCGGTCCAGGACTTTGTTTCGAAGTTTGATTTCAAGGAAAAAGCCGATGCAATCATCATCGACTTTTCCCTCTCTAAAATATGGGATGCTTCTGCAGTCGGTGCTGTTGATACGGTTGTCCTAAAATATCAGCTACGAGGTACACCTGTCCAGGTGCAAGGCCTCGATGAGGAAAGTTCGTTATTGCTGGAAAAACTCGCTACATCCGAAAGTAAAATTTCTTGA
- a CDS encoding MFS transporter, whose protein sequence is MNAHKVAKRNLFIMWFANFFIGGSMTMVLPFISLYIGTFGDYSTQYIQHWSGWTFGITFVTAFLFSPIWGRIGDRYGRKKILIACAFGMGLSIFLMGFVENVWQLFVLRMFTGIFTGFISMSQAFISTQTPKEIAGRVLGTLQTGNITGSLFGPLLGGILADTLGYSTAFKFTSITIFISGLLVFATKEYQMERQKGTKSSYTSREVLSHILRNPILVNVMLISTLVQVAHFSIQPILSLYVGELHGTSNLGFYSGIAFSAAGLGNLLMARHWGKIGDRHGHVKILVLLLFLTALVYLPGAFINHFWQLVFVRFLLGMAIGGIIPVRIAYIRQEAPVTMQGEVLGYNTSLRFLGNIIGPAMGGMVAGFYGFSAVFITTSTLLLIAGLVLYFAMHRNPELARSH, encoded by the coding sequence ATGAATGCTCATAAAGTAGCTAAACGGAATCTTTTCATCATGTGGTTCGCCAACTTCTTCATAGGCGGAAGCATGACGATGGTTCTTCCATTCATATCTTTATACATTGGAACATTCGGGGATTATTCGACTCAATACATCCAGCATTGGTCCGGATGGACATTTGGGATCACTTTTGTGACTGCCTTTTTATTTTCCCCCATTTGGGGACGGATTGGTGACCGGTATGGCAGAAAGAAAATCTTGATTGCCTGTGCCTTTGGGATGGGACTGTCCATTTTCTTGATGGGATTCGTTGAAAATGTTTGGCAGCTATTCGTCTTAAGGATGTTCACGGGAATTTTCACTGGCTTCATATCCATGTCACAGGCCTTCATATCAACGCAGACCCCGAAAGAAATTGCCGGACGCGTACTGGGGACACTGCAAACGGGTAATATAACTGGTTCACTTTTCGGGCCATTGCTTGGAGGCATTCTTGCAGACACACTCGGCTATTCAACCGCCTTTAAATTCACCTCCATCACCATTTTCATCTCTGGACTTCTTGTATTTGCAACCAAGGAATATCAAATGGAACGGCAAAAGGGAACAAAGTCGAGCTATACAAGCAGGGAGGTTCTTTCGCATATCTTACGGAATCCGATCCTAGTGAATGTCATGCTCATTTCGACCCTTGTTCAAGTTGCCCACTTCAGCATCCAGCCCATTCTTTCTTTATACGTTGGCGAGCTGCATGGAACTTCCAATCTTGGATTTTATTCAGGTATCGCCTTTTCTGCAGCAGGCCTAGGGAATTTATTGATGGCGCGTCACTGGGGTAAGATAGGTGATCGGCATGGACATGTGAAGATTCTTGTGCTGCTTCTTTTTCTGACTGCACTTGTCTACTTGCCTGGTGCCTTCATCAATCATTTTTGGCAGCTTGTTTTTGTACGGTTCTTACTCGGCATGGCCATAGGCGGCATCATCCCTGTAAGGATTGCCTACATTCGCCAGGAAGCGCCTGTCACAATGCAAGGGGAAGTACTTGGGTACAATACGAGTCTACGCTTTTTAGGCAATATCATCGGACCTGCAATGGGCGGAATGGTCGCCGGTTTCTATGGATTCTCCGCTGTATTCATCACGACCAGCACCTTGCTCCTCATCGCCGGACTTGTCCTCTATTTCGCGATGCACCGCAATCCGGAGTTGGCCAGATCACATTAA
- a CDS encoding citrate:proton symporter, which translates to MKGVFSMLTILGFCMILTFLVLVITKRLSVVVAFIFTAIAFGLIGGFASEMGDMMVAGILKVTPTAVMIVFAILYFGLMIDVGLFEPMIAKILSFVKGDPLKVVMATAIITILVGLDGDGSSTFMITVSAMLPLYMKLGMNRLVLACVVGLGAGVMNMIPWGGPLVRAAASLQVEVSELFLPLIPVMICGLIWTLFSAYVLGKKERERLGVSSKETTMPPGMSEQAAAVETTPKGTSKLFWFNWLLTILLMVLLVMEVLPIQILFASAFAIALFVNFPNPQEQQERILSHANSFVMICTLIFAAGIFTGLFTETKMMDSMAASIVTVIPDWLGAHLPLVVALTSIPMGFIFSPDAYYFGILPIISETASNFGIAPVEIGRAALLGHSTTGFPLSPLVPATFILIGLVGVDFGDHQKFLFKWAFGSTIIMTIAAITFGVITL; encoded by the coding sequence ATTAAAGGAGTTTTCAGCATGTTAACTATTTTAGGATTTTGCATGATTTTAACGTTTCTGGTCTTAGTCATCACAAAGCGTCTATCCGTTGTCGTCGCTTTTATCTTCACGGCGATAGCTTTTGGTCTGATTGGCGGGTTTGCATCTGAAATGGGAGATATGATGGTGGCAGGTATTTTAAAGGTTACACCGACAGCAGTCATGATCGTTTTTGCTATTTTATATTTTGGTTTAATGATTGACGTTGGTTTATTCGAGCCGATGATCGCGAAAATACTGAGTTTTGTAAAAGGCGATCCGCTAAAGGTTGTCATGGCAACCGCCATTATAACCATATTGGTAGGTTTGGATGGAGACGGTTCTTCCACATTCATGATCACCGTTTCGGCCATGCTTCCGCTTTATATGAAATTAGGGATGAACAGGCTCGTACTGGCCTGTGTCGTTGGTTTAGGTGCTGGGGTCATGAATATGATTCCATGGGGCGGTCCTTTGGTGAGAGCGGCCGCTAGCCTTCAAGTTGAAGTATCGGAGTTATTCCTTCCTCTCATTCCGGTCATGATTTGCGGGCTTATATGGACTCTTTTTTCGGCATATGTACTTGGCAAAAAGGAAAGGGAGAGATTAGGAGTCAGTTCGAAGGAGACGACCATGCCACCTGGTATGAGTGAACAGGCTGCAGCTGTTGAAACCACACCTAAAGGAACATCCAAGTTATTTTGGTTTAATTGGCTCTTGACGATTTTACTGATGGTATTGTTAGTGATGGAAGTGCTGCCAATTCAAATCCTATTTGCCTCCGCCTTTGCGATTGCATTATTTGTTAACTTTCCGAACCCACAAGAACAGCAGGAAAGGATTTTAAGTCATGCCAATAGTTTCGTGATGATCTGTACGCTCATTTTCGCTGCAGGAATATTTACAGGTTTATTCACAGAAACAAAGATGATGGACTCGATGGCAGCTTCAATCGTAACCGTCATTCCGGATTGGCTTGGGGCACATTTGCCGCTTGTGGTAGCGCTAACGAGTATTCCGATGGGGTTCATATTCTCACCTGATGCCTATTACTTTGGCATTCTACCAATCATAAGTGAAACGGCATCGAACTTCGGTATTGCCCCTGTAGAAATCGGAAGGGCCGCTTTATTAGGTCATTCGACCACAGGGTTCCCATTATCGCCATTGGTGCCTGCAACATTCATATTGATTGGTCTTGTAGGCGTGGATTTTGGGGATCATCAAAAATTCCTGTTTAAATGGGCGTTTGGGTCAACGATCATCATGACAATCGCAGCCATTACTTTCGGTGTCATCACTTTGTAA
- a CDS encoding superoxide dismutase family protein: MNYKQKLVLPMCAAFLLYGCNSADDSNQADKNAEDMNTMGQGTQTEVDPQVKAEMKDVEGKTLGTVNFTAEENAVVIETALEGLEPGYHGFHVHENAACEADAKDGPFTTAGGHFNPTDETHSNHAGDMPPLYVNEDGTAKYTATLDNMTVDQLKKEELAVIVHANPDNFANIPDRYEANREKGPDEDTLKTGDAGDRQACGIVVSSEEN; encoded by the coding sequence ATGAATTATAAACAAAAACTCGTGCTTCCTATGTGTGCTGCCTTTTTACTGTATGGATGTAATTCTGCTGATGATTCAAATCAGGCCGACAAAAATGCCGAGGACATGAATACGATGGGACAAGGAACACAAACAGAGGTTGATCCGCAGGTTAAAGCGGAAATGAAAGATGTAGAAGGTAAAACGCTTGGTACGGTAAACTTTACCGCGGAAGAAAATGCTGTAGTGATCGAGACCGCTTTGGAAGGCCTTGAGCCAGGCTATCACGGATTCCATGTTCACGAAAACGCAGCATGTGAAGCGGATGCTAAGGATGGCCCTTTCACTACAGCGGGGGGGCACTTCAATCCAACTGATGAAACCCACTCGAATCATGCAGGGGACATGCCCCCTCTCTATGTAAATGAAGATGGGACAGCGAAGTATACGGCAACATTGGATAACATGACAGTGGACCAACTGAAGAAAGAGGAGTTGGCTGTCATCGTTCATGCAAATCCAGACAACTTTGCCAATATCCCTGACCGTTATGAAGCCAATAGAGAAAAAGGACCTGATGAAGATACCTTGAAAACTGGTGATGCAGGCGATCGACAAGCTTGCGGAATTGTTGTCAGTTCAGAGGAGAATTAA
- a CDS encoding rhodanese-related sulfurtransferase: METKPYRVLLYYLYVPIENHEEFAAEHLAACKALELKGRILVASEGINGTVSGTIEQTNQYMDMMKADPRFADIVFKIDEADGHAFKKMHVRPRNELVTLRLEDDINPNRTTGQYLSPKEFFEQMQDENTIVLDARNDYEYDLGHFRGAIKPEITNFRELPDWVRENKQMFEGKKILTYCTGGIRCEKFSGWLVEEGFEDVSQLHGGIATYGKDPEVQGDLWDGQMYVFDERIAVPINQKEHVIVGRDIYSGEPCERYVNCANPECNKKILCSEENEHKYMRSCTHECRVHPRNRYVVEHNLSEEEVAERLQRIEETITAK, from the coding sequence ATGGAAACAAAACCATATAGAGTATTACTTTATTATTTGTATGTACCTATCGAGAATCACGAAGAATTCGCAGCCGAGCATCTTGCGGCATGTAAAGCACTTGAATTGAAAGGCCGTATCCTGGTGGCATCAGAAGGTATCAACGGGACTGTTTCAGGTACGATCGAACAAACCAACCAATATATGGACATGATGAAAGCAGATCCCCGCTTTGCCGATATCGTGTTTAAAATAGATGAAGCCGATGGCCATGCTTTCAAAAAAATGCATGTTCGTCCACGCAATGAACTTGTCACTCTTCGTCTGGAAGATGACATCAACCCGAACCGGACGACAGGCCAATATTTGAGCCCGAAGGAATTCTTCGAGCAAATGCAAGATGAAAATACTATCGTCCTTGATGCCAGAAATGACTATGAATATGATCTAGGACATTTCAGGGGTGCAATCAAGCCGGAAATCACGAATTTCCGGGAACTTCCGGATTGGGTCCGTGAAAATAAACAAATGTTCGAAGGTAAAAAAATCCTTACGTACTGCACAGGCGGCATCCGCTGCGAGAAGTTCTCCGGCTGGCTTGTCGAAGAAGGCTTTGAGGATGTTAGCCAGCTGCATGGCGGCATCGCGACATACGGGAAGGATCCAGAAGTACAAGGCGACCTTTGGGATGGCCAAATGTATGTATTCGATGAAAGAATTGCCGTACCCATCAATCAAAAGGAACACGTCATTGTCGGACGCGATATTTATTCCGGGGAGCCTTGTGAACGCTATGTCAATTGCGCTAACCCCGAATGCAACAAGAAAATCCTTTGCAGTGAAGAGAACGAACACAAATATATGCGTAGCTGTACCCACGAATGCCGAGTGCATCCGCGTAACCGCTATGTAGTCGAGCATAACCTTTCTGAAGAAGAAGTGGCTGAGAGATTACAGCGAATTGAAGAAACCATTACAGCAAAATAA
- a CDS encoding nitronate monooxygenase: MFKDLLKYPIIQAPMAGGASTPKLAASVSNAGGLGFLAAGYKTAEEMKDEIGQTRQLTERPFGVNVFVPGNEVVDETLLSAYGEKIKKEAESVGAEVGKADSDEDDWGNKLTALMEARVAVVSFTFGCPSENVIRELQSAGSHIAVTVTNLQEAKRAASAGADVLCVQGIEAGGHRASFENCSEDDYGLLVLIRMIENELKLPIIAAGGLMRGKDIAAVLAAGATAAQLGTAFLRCPESGASPVHKAALGNPRFTHTSVTRAFSGRRARGLVNHFLMEYDSVAPAAYPYVHHMTKHMRKAAGQKNNPELMALWAGQGYKLSRDLPASELMELLVEELK; encoded by the coding sequence ATGTTTAAAGATTTACTGAAATATCCAATCATTCAAGCACCGATGGCAGGAGGAGCCTCCACTCCAAAGCTTGCGGCTTCCGTATCCAATGCAGGAGGATTGGGCTTTCTCGCAGCTGGCTATAAGACTGCAGAAGAGATGAAGGACGAGATAGGGCAGACTCGTCAATTGACCGAACGCCCTTTTGGTGTGAATGTATTTGTGCCAGGCAACGAAGTGGTGGATGAAACGTTATTATCTGCCTATGGTGAAAAAATCAAAAAAGAGGCTGAGAGTGTAGGGGCTGAGGTTGGAAAAGCCGATAGTGATGAGGATGATTGGGGAAATAAACTAACTGCATTAATGGAGGCTCGGGTCGCTGTCGTCAGTTTTACGTTTGGCTGTCCTTCGGAAAATGTAATAAGGGAGCTACAAAGTGCAGGTTCCCATATTGCCGTGACAGTGACCAACCTACAGGAAGCAAAAAGGGCGGCAAGTGCAGGTGCCGATGTTCTATGTGTCCAGGGGATTGAGGCAGGAGGGCATCGAGCAAGCTTTGAAAACTGCTCAGAAGACGATTATGGTCTCTTAGTTCTAATACGGATGATTGAAAATGAACTGAAGTTACCGATCATTGCGGCAGGTGGACTGATGCGTGGAAAGGATATCGCTGCCGTGCTCGCAGCGGGAGCAACAGCCGCACAATTGGGAACAGCTTTCCTACGCTGTCCCGAAAGCGGGGCAAGTCCCGTTCATAAGGCAGCTCTCGGAAATCCGCGCTTTACTCATACCTCTGTTACCCGCGCCTTCAGCGGCAGGAGGGCACGCGGGCTGGTGAATCATTTTTTAATGGAATATGATAGCGTTGCACCAGCCGCCTATCCTTATGTCCATCACATGACCAAGCATATGCGAAAAGCGGCAGGACAAAAAAACAATCCTGAATTGATGGCGTTGTGGGCAGGACAGGGGTATAAATTGAGCAGGGACCTTCCGGCATCAGAATTGATGGAACTTCTTGTAGAAGAACTAAAATGA
- a CDS encoding GNAT family N-acetyltransferase, producing the protein MEIRELLREESPPMHLLLLADPSRKLVEAYLGSGTCFVAEMDKRMIGVYVLLQKGPELIEIMNIAVDERHHGKGIGKQLIGHAISHAREQGYKTIEIGTGNSGIGQLALYQKCGFRITGIDRDFFNINYTEAIYENGIQCQDMIRLSKSI; encoded by the coding sequence ATGGAGATAAGGGAATTATTGAGGGAGGAGTCCCCGCCGATGCATTTGTTGCTTTTGGCTGATCCTTCAAGGAAATTGGTGGAAGCATACTTGGGAAGTGGGACGTGCTTTGTTGCCGAGATGGATAAGCGAATGATTGGAGTCTATGTTTTGCTGCAAAAAGGTCCTGAACTGATAGAGATAATGAACATCGCAGTGGACGAACGGCACCATGGAAAAGGAATCGGTAAACAATTGATTGGACACGCCATAAGCCATGCAAGGGAACAAGGTTATAAAACGATTGAAATCGGAACTGGGAATTCGGGGATAGGACAACTTGCCCTTTACCAAAAATGCGGTTTTAGAATAACTGGGATCGATCGCGACTTTTTTAATATAAACTATACCGAGGCCATTTATGAAAATGGGATTCAGTGTCAGGATATGATCCGCTTGTCAAAAAGTATTTGA